A single genomic interval of Candidatus Dormiibacterota bacterium harbors:
- the cobA gene encoding uroporphyrinogen-III C-methyltransferase, translated as MTPVGRTPPQPPRPAGIVHLVGAGPGDPELITLRGRDLLAGCDAVVLDALASPLLLAHLRPGAEVFEMGKRAGEPSATQAEIGALLVRLAREGRRVVRLKGGDPFVFGRGGEECELLEAEGIAYEVVPGVTSAIAAPGAAGIPVTHRDWAGHVTVVTGHERGDADGSHVDLAALAGLLPDGTLVFLMGARTLPRITAGLLAAGADPATPAASVQWGTDPRQRSCSATLATIADAVAAAEMGAPMVTVIGRVAALRDRLGSIGRRPLSGRRILVTRARAQASGFVERLRRLGAEAVELPVIAVEPLGERRDLEEAARRIAAEAASPPPGGRHAVFTSANAVRLVWVAVRAAGLDARCFAGMRLVAIGPETAAALLECGLAADLVPEEYIAEAVADAMIAGGVAGARVWLPRAAAARDVLPVRLREAGADVEVLPIYRTVLPEGTAELLRAELGRGVDAVTFTSSSTVNHFREALDGSPFPAGAIAACIGPVTARTAREAGYPVAVVATEYTTAGLAAALSAHYFRGETSPSPTTLGTPASLP; from the coding sequence GTGACTCCGGTGGGGAGGACTCCCCCCCAGCCCCCCCGGCCGGCGGGGATCGTCCATCTCGTCGGCGCCGGACCCGGGGATCCCGAGCTGATCACCCTGCGCGGCCGCGACCTCCTCGCCGGCTGCGACGCGGTGGTGCTCGACGCCCTCGCCAGCCCGCTGCTGCTCGCCCACCTCCGCCCCGGCGCCGAGGTCTTCGAGATGGGCAAGCGGGCCGGCGAGCCCTCGGCCACCCAGGCCGAGATCGGGGCCCTGCTGGTGCGCCTCGCCCGCGAGGGCCGGCGGGTGGTGCGCCTCAAGGGCGGCGACCCCTTCGTGTTCGGTCGCGGCGGCGAGGAGTGCGAGCTGCTCGAGGCCGAGGGGATCGCCTACGAGGTCGTCCCCGGGGTCACCAGCGCCATCGCCGCGCCCGGCGCCGCCGGCATCCCGGTCACCCACCGCGACTGGGCGGGGCACGTCACCGTGGTCACCGGCCACGAGCGCGGCGACGCCGACGGCTCCCACGTCGACCTCGCCGCCCTCGCCGGGCTGCTCCCCGACGGCACCCTGGTCTTCCTGATGGGGGCGCGCACCCTGCCCCGGATCACCGCCGGCCTGCTCGCCGCCGGTGCCGACCCGGCCACCCCGGCGGCCTCGGTGCAGTGGGGCACCGACCCCCGCCAGCGCAGCTGCTCGGCGACCCTGGCCACGATCGCCGACGCCGTCGCCGCCGCCGAGATGGGGGCGCCGATGGTGACCGTGATCGGGCGGGTGGCGGCGCTCCGCGACCGGCTCGGCAGCATCGGACGGCGGCCGCTCTCGGGACGGCGCATCCTCGTCACCCGGGCCCGCGCCCAGGCCAGCGGCTTCGTCGAGCGGCTCCGCCGGCTCGGCGCCGAGGCGGTCGAGCTCCCGGTGATCGCGGTCGAGCCCCTCGGCGAGCGCCGCGACCTCGAGGAGGCGGCGCGGCGGATCGCCGCCGAGGCGGCGTCCCCGCCCCCGGGCGGCCGGCACGCGGTCTTCACCAGCGCCAACGCGGTGCGGCTGGTCTGGGTGGCGGTGCGCGCCGCCGGGCTCGACGCCCGCTGCTTCGCCGGGATGCGGCTGGTCGCGATCGGCCCCGAGACCGCCGCGGCGCTGCTCGAGTGCGGCCTCGCCGCCGACCTCGTGCCCGAGGAGTACATCGCCGAGGCGGTGGCCGACGCGATGATCGCCGGCGGTGTCGCCGGGGCCCGGGTGTGGCTGCCCCGGGCGGCGGCGGCCCGCGACGTGCTGCCGGTGCGGCTGCGCGAGGCCGGCGCCGACGTCGAGGTGCTGCCGATCTACCGCACCGTCCTCCCCGAGGGCACCGCCGAGCTGCTGCGCGCCGAGCTGGGACGCGGCGTCGACGCGGTCACCTTCACCAGCAGCAGCACCGTGAACCACTTCCGCGAGGCCCTGGACGGGTCGCCCTTCCCGGCCGGGGCGATCGCCGCCTGCATCGGGCCGGTGACCGCCCGCACCGCCCGCGAGGCCGGCTACCCGGTCGCGGTGGTGGCCACCGAGTACACCACCGCGGGCCTCGCCGCCGCGCTCAGCGCCCACTATTTTCGCGGAGAGACCTCCCCCAGCCCCACGACGCTGGGAACCCCCGCCTCGCTACCCTGA
- the hemC gene encoding hydroxymethylbilane synthase yields MTSLHPSSPAPPPPPPAAAILRLATRGSALARTQAGLAAAALASAGAGPTELLVLRTRGDVEADTPASRMTGDGWFTSELEAALVEGRAEVAVHSAKDLPSQLRDGLVLAAHLERADCRDALVTRDGGGLDALPAGASVATSSPRREAFLHILRPDLRVVPIRGNVDTRLRRLDEGRVDALVLACAGLDRIGLGGRIAERLDPRSFVPAPAQGAVGLETLAGSDAARRCWLANHTATSAAVTAERAVLTSLGGGCRLPLGAWARLEPIDGAEGWVRLVLIAALATAGGLRSVELDGEPGEAAALGARAAERLR; encoded by the coding sequence CGCCCTGGCCCGCACCCAGGCGGGGCTCGCCGCCGCCGCCCTCGCCTCCGCCGGCGCCGGGCCCACCGAGTTGCTGGTGCTGCGCACCCGCGGCGACGTCGAGGCCGACACCCCGGCGTCGCGGATGACCGGCGACGGCTGGTTCACCTCGGAGCTCGAGGCGGCGCTGGTCGAGGGCCGCGCCGAGGTCGCGGTGCACAGCGCCAAGGACCTGCCCTCGCAGCTCCGCGACGGCCTGGTGCTCGCCGCCCACCTCGAGCGCGCCGACTGCCGCGACGCCCTGGTCACCCGCGACGGCGGCGGCCTCGACGCGCTCCCCGCGGGCGCCTCGGTGGCCACCAGCAGCCCGCGCCGGGAGGCGTTCCTCCACATCCTCCGGCCCGACCTGCGGGTGGTGCCGATCCGCGGCAACGTCGACACCCGGCTGCGCCGCCTCGACGAGGGCCGGGTCGACGCCCTCGTCCTCGCCTGCGCCGGTCTCGACCGGATCGGGCTCGGCGGCCGGATCGCAGAGCGCCTCGACCCCCGCAGCTTCGTGCCCGCGCCGGCCCAGGGCGCGGTCGGGCTCGAGACCCTGGCGGGCTCGGACGCGGCCCGGCGCTGCTGGCTCGCCAACCACACCGCCACCTCGGCGGCGGTGACCGCAGAGCGCGCCGTGCTCACCTCGCTCGGCGGCGGCTGCCGCCTGCCGCTCGGCGCCTGGGCGCGGCTGGAGCCGATCGACGGCGCCGAGGGCTGGGTCCGTCTGGTCCTGATCGCGGCGCTCGCCACCGCCGGCGGGCTGCGCAGCGTGGAGCTCGACGGCGAGCCCGGCGAGGCCGCGGCGCTCGGCGCACGGGCGGCGGAGCGGCTCCGGTGA